The proteins below are encoded in one region of Tomitella fengzijianii:
- the phnE gene encoding phosphonate ABC transporter, permease protein PhnE codes for MPVRTLERPAPAAGASSGPRRPRRLESAAAKAVLAALVVAGIWSISELQINVASIVDSAGNAVDFVGRMLPLDFPPVAELAGMIGETLAIVLLATVLSVALSIPVAVVAAESTGRTRAGRSAARGFIVLMRAIPDLILAIVFFRVFGLGALPGVLAMGLHSIGMVGKLLADAIEDLDPGPRAAVQAAGGGRVQQVVVGVLPQLLPQIIATGLHRFDINLRTSVLLGYVGVGGIGLAIAESMRTLDYQRGMALALTVLVLCILTELVSGAFRRRLLGTPRGLERRGREQRGRTVVRWADRVSGGWVTGGGRAGAAEAGAGGVSAPPRLSQPWDADRVRRYLWGAVIVALVFLAWHDAGISVVGFLSGAADLPSTALMFFPPDLSAVGSTLWPELLTTLQIALAATLLGAVLAVPIGMLAARNVAPSPIVHGTFRVLIVLVRGVPELILAIVFVVVTGLGAVAGTLALAIGAVGLLSKLVADSLEETDTAVQDALRANGAGRMQVFAAATLRQATPAFVAHVLYLLDTNVRAATLLGVVGAGGIGYYLLNASRIVDFATVTTIVLMILGVVLAIEGLAVWLRRALR; via the coding sequence GTGCCGGTGCGCACCCTGGAACGGCCCGCGCCCGCGGCGGGGGCCTCATCGGGCCCGCGGCGCCCGCGGCGGCTGGAATCGGCGGCGGCCAAGGCGGTTCTGGCGGCGCTCGTGGTGGCAGGGATCTGGTCGATCTCCGAGCTGCAGATCAACGTGGCATCCATCGTCGACTCCGCGGGCAACGCCGTCGACTTCGTCGGCCGGATGCTGCCCCTGGACTTCCCGCCGGTCGCGGAGCTCGCCGGGATGATCGGCGAGACGCTCGCGATCGTCCTGCTGGCCACCGTGCTCTCGGTGGCCCTGTCCATACCGGTGGCCGTGGTCGCCGCGGAGAGCACCGGCCGCACCCGGGCAGGACGCTCCGCGGCGCGCGGATTCATCGTGCTCATGCGCGCGATCCCCGACCTGATCCTGGCGATCGTGTTCTTCCGCGTTTTCGGGCTGGGCGCGCTCCCCGGCGTGCTCGCGATGGGGCTGCACTCCATCGGCATGGTCGGCAAGCTGCTGGCCGACGCCATCGAGGATCTGGACCCGGGGCCGCGCGCCGCAGTGCAGGCGGCGGGCGGCGGCCGTGTGCAGCAGGTGGTGGTGGGCGTGCTTCCCCAGCTGCTGCCGCAGATCATCGCTACCGGGCTGCACCGTTTCGACATCAACCTGCGCACCTCCGTGCTGCTCGGGTACGTGGGCGTGGGCGGGATCGGCCTGGCCATCGCCGAGTCGATGCGGACCCTGGACTACCAGCGGGGAATGGCGTTGGCGCTGACGGTGCTGGTGCTGTGCATCCTCACCGAACTCGTCTCCGGCGCCTTCCGTCGGCGGCTCCTTGGGACGCCCCGCGGCCTGGAGCGCCGGGGCCGGGAGCAACGGGGACGGACCGTGGTCCGCTGGGCCGATCGCGTCAGCGGCGGCTGGGTGACGGGAGGCGGGCGTGCCGGTGCCGCAGAGGCGGGTGCCGGGGGCGTGTCGGCGCCACCGCGGCTGAGCCAGCCCTGGGATGCGGACCGGGTGCGCCGGTACCTGTGGGGCGCGGTGATCGTCGCGCTGGTGTTCCTGGCCTGGCACGACGCGGGCATCTCGGTGGTCGGCTTCCTCAGCGGCGCGGCCGACCTGCCGTCGACCGCGCTGATGTTCTTCCCGCCGGACCTGTCGGCCGTGGGCTCCACGCTGTGGCCGGAGCTGCTGACCACGCTCCAGATCGCGCTGGCGGCCACGCTGCTCGGGGCGGTTCTGGCGGTGCCCATCGGCATGCTCGCCGCCCGCAACGTCGCCCCGTCGCCCATCGTGCACGGCACCTTCCGCGTCCTCATCGTGCTGGTGCGCGGCGTCCCCGAGCTGATCCTGGCGATCGTGTTCGTGGTGGTCACGGGGCTCGGCGCGGTGGCGGGCACGCTCGCGCTGGCGATCGGCGCGGTGGGGCTGCTGTCCAAGCTGGTGGCCGACTCGCTCGAGGAGACGGACACCGCGGTGCAGGACGCGCTGCGCGCGAACGGGGCCGGGCGGATGCAGGTGTTCGCGGCGGCCACGCTGCGTCAGGCGACGCCGGCGTTCGTCGCGCACGTGCTCTACCTGCTGGACACCAACGTGCGGGCGGCGACGCTGCTGGGCGTGGTGGGCGCCGGGGGCATCGGCTACTACCTGCTCAACGCGTCGCGGATCGTCGACTTCGCCACGGTGACCACCATCGTGCTGATGATCCTGGGCGTGGTGCTGGCGATCGAGGGGCTCGCCGTGTGGCTGCGCAGGGCACTGCGCTGA
- a CDS encoding TIGR03364 family FAD-dependent oxidoreductase, protein MTSAESSTHTDLLVVGAGIVGLAHAFEAAGRDLTVRVIERDERPVGASVRNFGHVCTTPQADGDHPLALDSRDGWLAMSAATGIAVARAGTLVVARRPEELAVLDELQRTRGPERVRLLTGDQVRSRIRGTRAAGGESASGGALLPDDLSVDPRTAAPALARWLSAHERVHLLTRTAVTGAGGGRVETPRGTFTADHVVVCVGHDLDRLFPDLARRWRIRRCALQMMLTAPVDGYDNPSPVLTGTSMLRYGAMSATDAAGALRRAIAAEQPELLHIDANAMFSRRPDGGLIVGDSHVRAHTVDPFLDEDVYGPLVDSAADILRPTTPLRVRQRWQGVYASSDDTNLVHERLDDATTVAVVTSGIGMTLSFGIARRTLAEL, encoded by the coding sequence GTGACCTCTGCCGAATCCTCCACTCATACCGACCTGCTCGTCGTCGGCGCCGGAATCGTCGGCCTCGCCCACGCCTTCGAGGCCGCCGGGCGGGACCTGACGGTTCGCGTGATCGAACGCGACGAGCGTCCCGTCGGCGCGTCCGTCCGCAACTTCGGCCACGTCTGCACAACACCCCAGGCCGACGGCGATCATCCGCTGGCCCTGGACTCCCGCGACGGTTGGCTGGCGATGTCCGCGGCGACGGGCATCGCCGTGGCGCGGGCGGGGACGCTGGTGGTGGCGCGACGACCGGAAGAACTCGCGGTGCTCGACGAGCTGCAGCGCACCCGCGGGCCCGAGCGGGTCCGGCTGCTGACCGGCGACCAGGTGCGCTCGCGCATCCGCGGCACCCGCGCGGCGGGCGGCGAGTCCGCCTCCGGCGGCGCCCTGCTGCCCGACGATCTGTCCGTGGATCCGCGCACCGCCGCGCCCGCGCTGGCGCGCTGGTTGTCCGCGCACGAGCGGGTGCACCTGCTCACCCGGACCGCCGTCACCGGAGCCGGCGGGGGCCGCGTGGAGACGCCGCGGGGCACGTTCACCGCCGACCACGTGGTGGTGTGCGTGGGGCACGACCTCGACCGGCTGTTCCCGGACCTCGCCCGGCGGTGGCGGATCCGCCGCTGCGCGCTGCAGATGATGCTCACCGCGCCGGTGGACGGCTACGACAACCCGTCGCCCGTGCTCACCGGCACGTCGATGCTCCGCTACGGCGCGATGTCCGCGACCGACGCGGCCGGTGCGCTGCGCCGGGCCATCGCCGCCGAGCAGCCCGAGCTGCTGCACATCGACGCCAACGCGATGTTCAGCCGCCGCCCCGACGGCGGACTCATCGTCGGCGACTCGCACGTGCGCGCCCACACCGTCGACCCGTTCCTCGACGAGGACGTCTACGGACCCCTGGTCGACTCGGCGGCGGACATCCTCCGCCCGACGACCCCGCTGCGGGTCCGTCAGCGATGGCAGGGCGTCTACGCCTCCAGCGACGACACGAACCTGGTGCACGAACGCCTCGACGACGCCACCACCGTCGCCGTGGTCACCTCCGGCATCGGCATGACGCTGTCGTTCGGCATCGCCCGCCGCACGCTCGCGGAGCTGTGA
- a CDS encoding HAD family hydrolase, whose translation MVELVAFDIAGTVMDEGGMVYEVLRESVERKGVTVTEEQFLPWTGMEKRTAIDNLLRLGRTVPTETMVDDAFAWFSQELVRRYRETPPQPFPGVEELFANLRGCGTKVALTTGFTRELTDALLAGLGWTVGDGDPDATLDAVCAGDEVEASRPHPDMIHAVMRSAGVESASAVIAVGDTLADLDAAQNAGAIGVGVTTGACDRAALETRQHRSILDAVVELWSDPVFEICADAV comes from the coding sequence ATGGTCGAGCTGGTGGCATTCGACATCGCGGGAACCGTGATGGACGAGGGCGGGATGGTCTACGAGGTACTGCGCGAATCGGTCGAGCGGAAGGGCGTGACCGTCACCGAGGAGCAGTTCCTGCCGTGGACCGGCATGGAGAAGCGCACGGCGATCGACAACCTGCTGCGCCTGGGGCGCACGGTGCCGACGGAGACGATGGTCGACGACGCCTTCGCCTGGTTCTCGCAGGAACTGGTCCGCCGGTACCGGGAGACGCCGCCGCAGCCGTTCCCCGGCGTGGAGGAGCTGTTCGCCAATCTGCGGGGCTGCGGGACCAAGGTGGCGCTGACCACCGGGTTCACTCGCGAGCTGACCGACGCGCTGCTGGCCGGTCTGGGCTGGACCGTGGGCGACGGGGACCCGGACGCGACCCTCGACGCGGTGTGCGCCGGCGACGAGGTCGAGGCGTCGCGGCCGCACCCCGACATGATCCACGCGGTGATGCGGAGCGCCGGAGTCGAGTCGGCGTCCGCGGTGATCGCCGTGGGGGACACGCTGGCGGATCTCGATGCGGCGCAGAACGCGGGGGCCATCGGCGTGGGGGTGACCACCGGCGCCTGCGACCGTGCCGCACTGGAGACGAGGCAGCACCGCAGCATCCTGGACGCCGTCGTCGAGCTGTGGTCGGATCCCGTCTTCGAGATCTGCGCCGACGCGGTCTGA
- a CDS encoding alcohol dehydrogenase catalytic domain-containing protein: MAEARTAAADAGSALAQVWHGGMDFRLTSFPLPEPGPGEVTVRVLVSTVCGSDRHTVAGRRSAPSPSILGHESVGEVVAVHSDGVCGVDGRGLQVGDRVVWGVTAACGRCDRCAAGVSAKCRLLRKTGHEPLGVWPLSGGFATHVHLPRGLPIMPVPDAVADGPAALAGCAVATAAACVDAALQRASRPRRALVLGAGLLGVATVAALAAAGVEQIEVRDVDASRVDFARRFGATAGRVVRRDGAPRSGTGDGDLFDAAIDMSGTPGGVAACVGSVDVGGVAVLAGSVRPHAAVPLDAERVVRGHMSIVGVHNYVPVHLRDAVRLLAATSSSSPWSEAVEPPVPLYRLPGLFAGPPARLRAAVAPSNPQSFGT; this comes from the coding sequence ATGGCGGAGGCACGAACCGCTGCCGCGGACGCGGGGAGCGCGCTGGCCCAGGTGTGGCACGGCGGCATGGACTTCCGGCTCACTTCCTTCCCCCTGCCTGAGCCCGGCCCGGGCGAGGTCACCGTGCGGGTGCTCGTGTCGACGGTGTGCGGATCGGACCGGCACACCGTCGCCGGACGCAGGAGCGCGCCGTCGCCGTCGATCCTGGGGCACGAGTCGGTGGGCGAGGTGGTGGCCGTGCACTCGGACGGCGTCTGCGGAGTCGACGGACGCGGGTTGCAGGTGGGGGACCGCGTGGTGTGGGGCGTGACCGCCGCGTGCGGCCGCTGCGACAGGTGCGCCGCGGGCGTCTCCGCAAAGTGCCGGCTGCTGCGCAAGACCGGCCACGAGCCGCTGGGCGTGTGGCCGTTGTCCGGCGGGTTCGCCACGCACGTCCACCTTCCTCGCGGTCTGCCGATCATGCCGGTCCCGGACGCCGTGGCGGACGGGCCGGCCGCCCTCGCCGGGTGCGCGGTGGCCACGGCGGCGGCCTGCGTCGACGCCGCCTTGCAGCGCGCGAGCCGTCCGCGGAGGGCGCTCGTCCTCGGCGCGGGTCTGCTGGGAGTGGCCACGGTGGCCGCGCTCGCGGCGGCCGGAGTCGAGCAGATCGAGGTCCGCGACGTGGACGCGTCGCGGGTGGATTTCGCCCGCCGGTTCGGCGCCACCGCCGGGCGGGTGGTGCGGCGGGACGGGGCTCCCCGGTCCGGTACGGGGGACGGCGACCTTTTCGATGCCGCGATCGACATGTCCGGCACGCCGGGCGGCGTGGCGGCGTGCGTGGGTTCGGTGGACGTCGGCGGGGTGGCGGTGCTGGCGGGCAGCGTACGGCCGCACGCCGCGGTTCCGCTGGACGCGGAGCGGGTGGTGCGCGGCCACATGTCGATCGTCGGGGTCCACAACTACGTGCCGGTCCACCTGCGCGATGCCGTCCGGCTGCTGGCCGCGACCTCGTCCTCGTCGCCGTGGTCGGAGGCCGTGGAGCCGCCGGTGCCGCTGTATCGGCTCCCCGGCCTCTTCGCCGGCCCGCCGGCGCGGCTCCGCGCGGCGGTGGCCCCGTCGAATCCCCAATCCTTCGGAACCTGA
- a CDS encoding GntR family transcriptional regulator, with product MTVAVDASRRRRDEVVDALAGQAARLRVGTRLPSEAQIMRQFDVSRSVARAAIEQLESCYLVRRVQGMGTYVHRRLDVPVGGDGLPSFHRVIAAAGARPRTVVVATLAERAPDAAAALLGPAVTCKVERLGFVDDDPTSALEHWLCPGALPEPAVALRAYESVHDCLDAAGVDAQCVLRRATTDSAPAWVCRRLELPARSEAWLTESACVESGTGRPLYYARVWSRMDRVRLMLDAAE from the coding sequence ATGACCGTTGCCGTCGATGCGTCGCGGCGCCGCCGTGACGAAGTGGTCGATGCGCTTGCGGGACAGGCCGCGAGGCTGCGCGTCGGAACGCGTTTGCCCAGCGAGGCCCAGATCATGCGCCAGTTCGACGTTTCACGCTCGGTGGCGCGCGCGGCCATCGAACAGCTGGAGAGTTGCTACTTGGTGCGCAGAGTGCAGGGGATGGGGACCTACGTGCACCGGCGCCTCGACGTGCCGGTGGGCGGGGACGGCCTGCCGTCGTTCCACCGGGTGATCGCGGCGGCGGGCGCGCGGCCGAGGACGGTGGTGGTGGCGACACTCGCAGAGCGCGCCCCCGACGCGGCGGCGGCGTTGCTGGGACCCGCCGTCACCTGCAAGGTCGAACGCCTGGGGTTCGTCGACGACGACCCGACGAGCGCGCTCGAGCACTGGTTGTGCCCCGGCGCCTTGCCGGAGCCGGCGGTGGCGTTGCGCGCCTACGAGTCTGTGCACGACTGCCTCGACGCCGCCGGGGTGGACGCGCAGTGCGTGCTGCGCCGGGCCACGACGGACTCGGCGCCGGCGTGGGTATGCCGACGGCTGGAGTTGCCGGCGCGGTCCGAAGCCTGGCTGACGGAGTCGGCGTGCGTCGAATCCGGAACCGGCCGGCCGCTGTACTACGCGCGCGTGTGGTCGCGGATGGATCGCGTACGTCTGATGCTCGACGCGGCGGAGTGA
- a CDS encoding MSMEG_1061 family FMN-dependent PPOX-type flavoprotein: METSAATVAAPQSHRITTPEHLENILGGPPHPDIIAKATPHTTPLVREFIRHARFFVLATADAAGRCDSSPRGDLTSVVRMPDEHTLILPDRPGNRRGDSYRNILANPHVGILFIVPGLEEVVRVNGRATLTTDPELCTGLALAGRPAQLAMIVRIDEVYTHCARAMLRGKVWQPDTWVDHGEVPALREMIHEQLGIAVPDDAPPARAEEYRDHLY; this comes from the coding sequence ATGGAGACGTCAGCAGCGACGGTGGCCGCGCCGCAGTCGCACCGGATCACCACGCCCGAGCACCTCGAGAACATCCTGGGCGGCCCGCCGCATCCGGACATCATCGCCAAAGCCACGCCGCACACGACGCCACTGGTGCGCGAGTTCATCCGGCACGCCCGGTTCTTCGTGCTCGCGACCGCCGACGCCGCGGGACGTTGCGACAGCTCCCCGCGCGGCGACCTCACCAGCGTGGTGCGCATGCCCGACGAGCACACGCTGATCCTCCCCGACCGGCCGGGCAACCGGCGGGGCGATTCCTATCGCAACATCCTGGCGAACCCGCACGTGGGGATCCTGTTCATCGTCCCCGGGCTCGAGGAGGTCGTCCGGGTCAACGGCCGGGCCACCCTCACCACGGACCCGGAACTGTGCACCGGCCTCGCCTTGGCCGGCCGGCCCGCGCAGCTCGCCATGATCGTCCGCATCGACGAGGTCTACACGCACTGCGCCCGCGCGATGCTGCGCGGCAAGGTGTGGCAGCCGGACACCTGGGTGGACCACGGCGAGGTCCCCGCGCTGCGCGAGATGATCCACGAACAGCTGGGGATCGCCGTGCCGGACGACGCGCCGCCTGCCCGGGCCGAGGAGTACCGCGACCACCTGTATTGA
- a CDS encoding acyl-CoA dehydrogenase family protein, whose protein sequence is MGNKVLESIEKHADELFAQGAEAEKIGKLTDRTVEIMNEAQAMRMFQPAEYGGLEYRPRQFAETVMRLASLDPAAGWVLGVCGVHPWQLAYNDKRVREEVWGEDSSIWMASPYMPAGMLTPKGDGTYGFSGRWSFSSGTDHCRWAFLGGMLTNADGSMPAEPQMVHVIVPRTDYEIIDGSWDVVGLRGTGSKDLVIKDAVVPDYRFMTWDDVVSGDGQARSGRTETLYTLPWSGMFPLGITAATVGICEGLLRLAQDYQADRINAQGTAVKDDPYTMYRFGELMADIRAARAELLANVDDLWNTAEKGGQPDFARRAQGRATQVRAAWRAVEAANEIYARCGGTALRMEMPMQRFWRDAQAGMHHAIHSPNTVYHASALSALGADPQGPLRMMI, encoded by the coding sequence ATGGGCAACAAGGTTCTCGAAAGCATCGAGAAGCACGCGGACGAGCTTTTCGCGCAGGGCGCGGAGGCCGAGAAGATCGGCAAGCTCACCGATCGGACCGTGGAGATCATGAACGAGGCGCAGGCGATGCGCATGTTCCAGCCGGCAGAGTACGGCGGCCTGGAGTACCGGCCGCGGCAGTTCGCGGAGACGGTGATGCGGCTCGCCTCCCTCGACCCGGCCGCCGGCTGGGTGCTGGGCGTGTGCGGGGTGCACCCGTGGCAGCTGGCGTACAACGACAAGCGGGTGCGTGAGGAGGTGTGGGGCGAGGACAGCAGCATCTGGATGGCCTCCCCGTACATGCCGGCCGGCATGCTCACCCCGAAGGGCGATGGCACCTACGGCTTCAGCGGGCGCTGGTCGTTCTCCTCGGGCACCGATCACTGCCGCTGGGCGTTTCTGGGCGGCATGCTGACCAACGCCGACGGTTCCATGCCGGCGGAGCCGCAGATGGTGCACGTGATCGTGCCGCGCACCGACTACGAGATCATCGACGGCTCATGGGACGTGGTGGGCCTGCGCGGCACCGGCAGCAAGGACCTGGTCATCAAGGACGCCGTGGTTCCCGACTACCGCTTCATGACCTGGGACGACGTGGTCAGCGGCGACGGTCAGGCGCGGTCGGGCCGCACCGAGACGCTCTACACGCTGCCGTGGTCCGGCATGTTCCCGCTCGGCATCACAGCGGCCACCGTCGGCATCTGCGAGGGGCTGCTGCGGCTGGCCCAGGATTACCAGGCCGACCGGATCAACGCCCAGGGCACGGCCGTCAAGGACGACCCCTACACCATGTACCGCTTCGGCGAGCTGATGGCGGACATCCGTGCGGCGCGCGCGGAGCTGCTGGCCAACGTCGACGACCTGTGGAACACGGCGGAGAAGGGCGGGCAGCCGGACTTCGCGAGGCGTGCGCAGGGCCGCGCGACGCAGGTGCGCGCCGCGTGGCGGGCCGTGGAGGCCGCGAACGAGATCTACGCGCGCTGCGGCGGAACGGCCCTGCGCATGGAGATGCCGATGCAGCGGTTCTGGCGCGACGCGCAGGCCGGCATGCACCACGCGATCCACTCGCCCAACACCGTGTACCACGCGTCGGCCCTCAGCGCGCTGGGTGCGGATCCGCAGGGGCCGCTGCGGATGATGATCTGA
- the bphC gene encoding biphenyl-2,3-diol 1,2-dioxygenase: protein MADKQVEREIRALGYIEVQTNDMERWRKLAFGVLGFAEGSGPDENALYLRMDERAARIIVTPGESDGVTVVGWEVRDQEALDRLRETVTAAGVEVRDLTQAEADARRVEAAIAFTDPAGTKLEVFHGALLDHSPVVTPFGAKFVTGAQGLGHVVIPVPDQGAAYDFYVKTLGFLSRGAFRMPAPPEYGPLRIRFFGVNQRHHSLAMMPSPKQGPGLIHVMVEVDTLDAVGEAQDRVVKEGISLSSTIGRHTNDKMVSFYVRAPGGWDIEFGCQGMLVDEEHYTAEEITADSYWGHDWSGSEPLAVMQ, encoded by the coding sequence ATGGCCGACAAGCAGGTGGAGCGCGAGATCCGGGCGCTCGGGTACATCGAGGTTCAGACGAATGACATGGAGCGCTGGCGGAAGCTGGCGTTCGGGGTGCTCGGGTTCGCGGAGGGCTCGGGGCCCGATGAGAATGCGCTGTATCTGCGGATGGATGAGCGGGCGGCGCGGATCATCGTCACGCCGGGCGAGTCCGACGGGGTGACGGTGGTCGGCTGGGAGGTGCGCGATCAGGAGGCGCTCGACCGGTTGCGCGAGACGGTGACTGCCGCAGGTGTCGAGGTGCGGGATCTGACGCAGGCCGAGGCGGATGCGCGCCGGGTGGAGGCGGCGATCGCGTTCACCGATCCGGCGGGCACGAAGCTGGAGGTGTTCCACGGGGCGCTGCTCGATCACAGTCCGGTGGTGACGCCGTTCGGGGCGAAATTCGTCACGGGTGCGCAGGGGCTGGGGCACGTGGTGATCCCGGTGCCGGACCAGGGCGCGGCCTACGACTTCTACGTCAAGACGCTCGGGTTCCTTTCCCGCGGGGCGTTCCGCATGCCCGCGCCGCCCGAGTACGGGCCCTTGCGTATCCGGTTCTTCGGGGTCAATCAGCGTCATCACAGCCTGGCGATGATGCCCTCGCCCAAGCAGGGGCCGGGGCTGATCCATGTGATGGTGGAGGTGGACACGCTCGACGCGGTGGGCGAGGCGCAGGACCGCGTGGTCAAGGAGGGCATCTCGCTGTCGTCGACGATCGGGCGGCACACCAACGACAAGATGGTGTCGTTCTACGTGCGGGCGCCGGGCGGCTGGGACATCGAGTTCGGCTGCCAGGGCATGCTGGTGGACGAGGAGCACTACACGGCCGAGGAGATCACCGCGGACAGCTACTGGGGCCACGACTGGTCCGGCTCCGAGCCGCTGGCCGTGATGCAGTGA
- a CDS encoding IclR family transcriptional regulator — protein MPTGRSGDSTLDRVDLIFGAVQEHGYLTLSEVVDHTGIPRSSAHRLLTRMVRMRWLLRVGSNYELGVRLFALGTEGVRNHWFHRIAYPRLRQLHTRTGYVVHMAYLDGTEAMIWDKLGGGAFGAAVPTRIGTHRPAHQSAVGKVLLAAETDEFIEGIRHLAPATSRTITDLDLLHGEIAQVRERRFAVDRAESFNGIGCVATPVLAGVADTSDGHRAVAAISICAPVARIDNRLVAPLLAAAADITRHASPNPMLEHRGGV, from the coding sequence ATGCCGACAGGCAGGTCAGGCGATTCCACGCTCGACCGTGTCGACCTCATCTTCGGGGCCGTCCAGGAGCACGGCTACCTGACGCTGTCGGAGGTCGTCGACCACACCGGCATCCCCCGGTCGTCCGCCCACCGGCTGCTCACCCGCATGGTGCGCATGCGGTGGCTGCTGCGCGTCGGGTCCAACTACGAGCTGGGCGTGCGGTTGTTCGCGCTGGGCACGGAGGGCGTGCGCAACCACTGGTTCCACCGCATCGCTTATCCACGGCTGCGCCAGCTGCACACGCGGACCGGCTATGTCGTGCACATGGCCTACCTGGACGGCACCGAAGCGATGATCTGGGACAAGCTGGGCGGCGGAGCCTTCGGCGCCGCGGTGCCCACGCGGATCGGCACGCACCGGCCGGCCCACCAGTCGGCCGTGGGCAAAGTGCTGCTGGCCGCGGAGACGGACGAGTTCATCGAGGGGATCCGGCATCTGGCTCCCGCCACCTCGCGCACGATCACGGACCTCGACCTGCTGCACGGCGAGATAGCCCAAGTACGTGAGCGCCGCTTCGCGGTGGACCGCGCCGAGTCGTTCAACGGGATCGGCTGCGTGGCCACCCCGGTGCTGGCCGGTGTGGCGGACACCAGCGACGGGCATCGCGCGGTGGCGGCGATCTCGATCTGCGCGCCGGTGGCACGCATCGACAACCGGCTGGTGGCCCCACTGCTCGCGGCCGCCGCCGACATCACCCGCCACGCCAGCCCGAATCCGATGCTCGAGCATCGCGGGGGCGTCTGA
- a CDS encoding Rieske 2Fe-2S domain-containing protein has translation MTVIDTPGQGNADDAVDGDEVRLIEKGSAPERFARGWHCLGLSEWFRDGKPHSVEAFGGKLVVWQDTKGELNVLDSYCRHMGGDLSQGTVKGDEIACPFHDWRWGGDGKCKEIPYAKRVPMRARTQGWKAMERNGLLFVWNDPEGGEPTAEETIPELEGWGSDEWTGWSWNKLPVSGSNCREIIDNVVDMAHFYYVHFAFPQHFRNVFEGHVATQYMDSKPRLDVQSGTNYDDPNSTLRSEASYFGPSFMVDWLWNNANGMTIETVLINCHYPVSPTSFVLQYGAMVKKPKGMSDEAAQAMAEQFAQGVKTGFEQDVEIWKNKTRIDNPLLSEEDGPVYQLRRWYEQFYVDRADVTADMTRRFEFEVDTTKANEYWEAEVADNLEQMKTKGIEAGVHAPKLDA, from the coding sequence ATGACGGTCATTGACACACCGGGCCAGGGCAACGCGGACGACGCGGTCGACGGCGACGAGGTTCGCCTGATCGAGAAGGGGTCCGCGCCGGAGCGGTTCGCCCGCGGCTGGCACTGCCTCGGACTCTCGGAGTGGTTCCGCGACGGCAAGCCCCACTCCGTCGAGGCGTTCGGCGGCAAGCTCGTCGTCTGGCAGGACACCAAGGGCGAGCTCAACGTGCTGGACTCGTACTGCCGGCACATGGGTGGCGACCTGTCCCAGGGCACCGTCAAAGGCGACGAGATCGCCTGCCCGTTCCACGACTGGCGCTGGGGCGGCGACGGCAAGTGCAAGGAGATCCCCTACGCCAAGCGAGTGCCCATGCGCGCCCGCACGCAAGGCTGGAAAGCGATGGAGCGCAACGGCCTGCTGTTCGTGTGGAACGACCCGGAGGGCGGCGAGCCCACCGCGGAGGAGACGATCCCCGAGCTCGAAGGCTGGGGCAGCGACGAGTGGACCGGCTGGTCCTGGAACAAGCTTCCGGTGAGCGGCTCCAACTGCCGCGAGATCATCGACAACGTCGTCGACATGGCGCACTTCTACTACGTGCACTTCGCGTTCCCTCAGCACTTCCGCAACGTGTTCGAGGGGCACGTGGCCACCCAGTACATGGATTCCAAGCCGCGCCTGGACGTGCAGTCCGGCACCAACTACGACGACCCGAACAGCACGCTGCGCTCGGAGGCGTCGTACTTCGGCCCGTCGTTCATGGTGGACTGGCTCTGGAACAACGCCAACGGCATGACGATCGAGACGGTTCTGATCAACTGCCACTACCCGGTCTCGCCGACGTCGTTCGTGCTGCAGTACGGCGCGATGGTCAAGAAGCCCAAGGGCATGTCCGACGAGGCGGCGCAGGCGATGGCCGAGCAGTTCGCCCAGGGTGTGAAGACCGGTTTCGAGCAGGATGTGGAGATCTGGAAGAACAAGACCCGCATCGACAACCCCCTCCTCAGCGAGGAGGACGGCCCCGTCTACCAGTTGCGCCGCTGGTACGAGCAGTTCTACGTGGATCGCGCCGACGTCACCGCCGACATGACCCGGCGCTTCGAGTTCGAGGTGGACACCACCAAGGCCAACGAATACTGGGAGGCCGAGGTGGCGGATAACCTGGAGCAGATGAAGACCAAGGGGATCGAGGCGGGCGTCCACGCCCCCAAGCTCGACGCGTAA